A window of the Pseudomonadales bacterium genome harbors these coding sequences:
- a CDS encoding UDP-3-O-acyl-N-acetylglucosamine deacetylase, with translation MIGQRTLKNTIRATGVGLHSGEKVYLTLKPAPADTGIVFCRTDLDPVVEIPALAENVGETTLSTTLMKGGARVDTVEHLLSAMAGLGIDNAYVELSAAEVPIMDGSAGPFVFLIQSAGIQEQPVAKKFIRIKRKVKVTDGDKWASFEPFDGFKVTFTIDFDHPVFKGRLQQASVDFSSTSFVKEVSRARTFGFMRDIEYLRSHNLALGGSMDNAIVVDDYRILNEDGLRYDDEFVKHKVLDAIGDLYLLGNTLIGEFKGFKSGHGLNNILLRKLIAQEDAWEVATFDAIENAPISYSRPVLSI, from the coding sequence ATGATTGGACAACGTACCCTAAAGAATACCATTAGAGCCACAGGAGTTGGATTGCATTCAGGAGAGAAGGTTTATCTGACTCTCAAGCCTGCGCCTGCGGATACCGGTATTGTATTTTGCCGTACCGATTTAGACCCTGTAGTTGAAATTCCGGCTTTAGCGGAAAATGTTGGTGAGACCACTTTATCCACGACCTTAATGAAAGGTGGTGCTCGTGTCGATACCGTTGAGCATTTACTTTCCGCTATGGCGGGGTTGGGTATTGATAATGCTTATGTTGAGCTGAGTGCGGCTGAAGTGCCAATTATGGATGGCAGTGCTGGGCCATTTGTGTTTTTGATTCAATCGGCCGGTATTCAAGAGCAACCTGTTGCGAAAAAATTTATCCGCATCAAGCGCAAAGTAAAGGTCACCGACGGAGATAAATGGGCTAGTTTTGAGCCCTTTGACGGCTTCAAAGTTACTTTTACCATCGATTTTGATCATCCTGTTTTCAAGGGGCGCTTGCAACAAGCGTCAGTTGATTTTTCTTCGACTTCCTTTGTGAAGGAGGTTAGCCGTGCGCGCACCTTTGGTTTTATGCGCGATATCGAATATTTGAGATCACATAATTTGGCGCTGGGTGGTAGCATGGATAATGCCATCGTGGTGGACGATTACCGTATTCTTAATGAAGATGGGTTACGCTACGACGATGAGTTCGTCAAACATAAAGTACTGGACGCGATTGGCGATCTCTATCTGTTAGGCAACACCCTAATTGGTGAATTTAAAGGTTTTAAGTCCGGTCACGGACTAAACAATATTTTATTACGCAAGCTTATCGCCCAGGAAGATGCTTGGGAAGTGGCAACATTCGACGCTATTGAAAATGCGCCGATCTCCTATTCGCGACCGGTGCTATCGATTTAA